The Lonchura striata isolate bLonStr1 chromosome 11, bLonStr1.mat, whole genome shotgun sequence DNA segment GTCCTTGGGCAGGACCAGATGGCTCTGAGGCCCTCCAGATGGCTCCCACACccacctggcaaagagctgcttaCAGCAGGTATACATAGTGTAGCTGGTCGAGCTGAAGTTGGTGGTGTTGAAGAACATTGCGCAGTCACCCACCTCTGTTGGCACATAGAGGAGACCTGGGGAACAAGGTCTTCTGTTGGGACTTAAGAGGGACCATGGATCCAAATTCCATACCCCAAGCAAACTTTGAGTCCTGTACCCACGCCTGCTCACAAGTCCCACACCCTGACTATACTTGATTGCAAATCCTGTACCTGGGACTGTGCAGGTCCCACCTCACACCCCAAGACTTCAGGGGGCTCCTTGCCATACTGCAGAAGTTGTCCATTAAATGTTCCAGCCCAGAGGAAGatgaggggctccaggagagctgttGGGCTTGGGCTGCCCTTGGCAGAGCCGtgaggggagagcaggggagACAGGCCAGCCACCTCCATCCCTGAATGCTGCATTTATGGGGGTCTTCAGCCCTGTGCCTGTCCCTCCCTGGATCTCTCTGGCCCTGCTGCCAGTGGGCAGAGACCTACCTGCCAGGCAGGCATTGAGCATGGAGACACACATGCCAGTGAGCAGGGAGCGCAGCACCACAGTGGCAAAGTCACCCTTGCGCTCGGGCACCATGGAAGCTGTGGGGGCAAAACAGACAGTGGGGTGAGTCAGATCCTTGCTCCAGCTCTGTGGGGGCGACAGATAGGAACATCATGAATGCCTCCTCAGTCCTGAGCTGGCTCTGCCACATAGTGCCCTGCTGTCTGGAGGATGTGGTGATCCCAGCCAGCACCCAGTGTGCTGTCTGCCAGTCTTGGCAGAGCACTGTGCCCACCCTGCACCCATGGGTGATccaccagagcccagagcactcCCAGCACAGGAGTCTCTCTGCTCTTTCCCCTGTGGCTGGGTGACACCCAGGCTTGATGCGCTCTTGCCCATGGGTGCAGTGCAAAATCATTCCGGTCACCTCATGTAAATGGTTTTTATCTGGTAGAGACAACATGGAGGCTTGAGGACAGCAAATTcctcctgcttcagctgagctCTTGCTCCCTGACCCAGGACCCCACTCCCTGAGTGCCCAGGCACTCAGGACATCAGTAACACTCACACATGCCTCCCAGAGTGATGCCAATGGTGCCGAGGTTGGCGAATCCACAGAGGGCAAAGGTGGTGATGCTCTCAGCTCTCTCCtggagggcacagcagcaggggatAGTCACgtctgcccaggagcagccccagagcacccGGAGCTGAGCACCACATGGGAGCTCCCAGACAGACATGACAGAAGTCCCCCACCCCAACCCCTTCTCTGTCAGCTACTTTTGGGAGCAAGGATGAAGGCTCTCCCTGGaagaggctgggctggggggacaaGGGACCCTGTAGCACCATGTTCTATCCAGCAAGGAGCAGGATAAATGGAAAAGGGCTTCACTGACTCCTTCCTCCCACACCCAGCTGTGAGCAAACACCCAAGTCTAACTGGACATAGGTTCTCTCCCACTCCCAGCACCACAATTCTGGTTCAATGGTCTTAGAGGacttttccaaactaaatgGTTCTATGATCCTCTGCCTGCCCACCACCCGCCTGCCGAGCCGAGTCCTGTGCCCCATTCCAGCTGGCTCTacccctgccctgtgcctggcAGGGTGGCAGGTGCCCCTCACAGATATCCACTGCTTGCGGTTCCCGTCCCACTCCTCCAGGCCCATCAGGCGGTTCTTCTTGTATACGGCCAGCTGCTGGTACGCCACAAACTCATTCAGGAAGATCTTGATCCCCAGGAGCTCAGCCACCAACGGTGAGTCTGCCCAGTCTGCCCCCATGAGAAAGGCCACAGGCATGAGGACATAGGAGCAGATCACCTGGGAAAAGCATCCCAGAAGGGAACGAGTCAGAGCTGACCTGCGCAGCCGCCAGACTGGACATCCACTGCTGGCATTTGCCAAGAGCCCAGCAAGGGTCTCAGCAGCCCACTGAGGCAGCGGGCAAAGGTGGGGATGGGTGGGGGACGCAGGATCTGTCAGCTCAAACCGTGGGCCTGCTCTTGGGATACCTGGAAGGTAAGACCCTCAATGTCTACCATCTCCCCGAACCAGCGGAGGGCAGCGTTTATGAACTCCAGCACAGCCAAGAAGGCGATGAGGTTGGCTGCGATGTTGGCCACGAGCCCCACAGAGGTGGCAGCCCCATTGCTAGCAGCTTCCAGGATGTTCTGCTCTTCCCTGCATGGAAAAAGACCCCAATGTACTCATCTGGCCAGGCATCCCCCACACCAGGGTAGCGCTCACTCCATGGATGTGTGCACACAacaggctctcccagccttggGCCACCCGCAAGCGTCCACTTGTGCCCCGAAGTGCCACCACGGCTTCCCTGCAGTAGGGACATGTGCAGCCCACTCCACCGCCCCTCTCCTCAGACTCACCCACAGGAGAGGCGGACGCTTGCTTTGCCCTTGAACTTGGACTCCTCCACTTCAGGGTAGACAAGTTTGGCCATGGCGAGGGCACAGGGCGCAGCCATCACAGAAGCTGCAATCAGTGACGCTGCATCAATCTGCAACGTGCAGAGCAGAGGCATAGGCACCTCTGTGCAAGGCTGCGCCCCACGACCTGCCACCCCAGGCATCCCAGCACGTGGCTGGCATCAGCCGGTGACGCTCAGAGCAATTCAGGGCTCTCCACTTGCTGAAGGTGGGAAAATTGGCTGTTTTCCCATCTAAGCAGCCATGCACACGGGGCAGCTCGCCTGCATGTAGGTGattgctggagctgcagagatTGTAGCCTTGACGATGTTAATCTCTCCCGCTGTTTGACTTAATCATAATGGTTCTTgtctcttccttttccctttttattggTATCAGAGCAATAGGTTGAATAACACTGTTACCTTCTACCTGCTGATGAAGGGCCAAGCTCCCAGCCTCACCCCTCCCCTGGCAACATCTCATTTCTCTGACCTTCCACCTTTGGTTCCCCATTTAAGGAGATTAATTAATGTTTAAATGGCAGGAGCTCAGGCATCAGGTTAAGGGAAAGGTTTGTTCAGAGCACTGATGAACTGGAGAGGACATCCCTGGGGGCTTGGTGCCAGAAGTGCCCAGGCAATGCTGGAAGAGCAGGGATTCTTCCCTTCAGAGAAGAGGAAGGGGGTGGGTATTGCTGTTTCTGTTTAAAAGGGGGTTGAAGGGGGGACATTGCTCAGTGATAGCCAGTGAAAAAGTGAGAATCACAAGCACAGTTTCAGTTGAATACAAGGAAAAATTTTCTTGTGTCTGAGGCACCTGTGCGGGAAACCAGAGGTTGGGGGAGAAATCCATCCATAGGATGTTCACCACCAACCTGGACAAGGTCCTGGGCATCCCCTCAATTGCCATAACCTCAGTTAGCAGGAGGGTGGATCAGAGACCCCCCACCAGAGGGTCTTTCCAGGCTACATTATCCCACGATTCTGTGGGATTTACTCTGGTCGCTGTGCAGGGACACACAGTAAGGGTCCCATAGCACTGCTTTCTACCTGGCAGGGCTCTAGGGTTCTGGCCAGGCCAGGAAAGGTGGGGCTGGATGAGGTGTCTTTGGGACAAGGGGAGTCTGGACACTCTGCTCTCATCCTGCTTATGGAAGGGGACCATGAGGCACCTGCTGGGGGTCTTCCCTCATCCCCAGGTCCAGGGCAGTTCTTACACGTCAGTACCCTGTAGCAGGGAGCATGTGGATCAGCTGCTCGTGCACTCACCCCAAAGGATATGTAGGCACCCATCACGCTGCCTGCAATGGTGGAAAAGCCACCAGTCATCACAGCATGGATTTCTGACATGGTCATGTCTGTGAGGTATGGGCGGATGAGCAGCGGGGCTTCGGTCTGTGGAAGAGAAAACCCTGCTGTCCTTGGGATGGGGCCATACAGGGCCACAGGTCTCACAGGGAGGGAGAAGACCCTTTctccagggcaggctcagctaCAAGCACTGAGGAGCTGGATCTGCTGCCCAGGACCTTACCTGTCCCACAAAAATGTTGCCTGCCACACTGAGAGTCTCAGTGGCAGTGGTGCCCAATGAGATTTGAAGCAGCCAGGAAATCTGGGGAAAGACAAAGCCACTGTGTTGACAGAGGCTCCAGGGACCCTGCCACCATACCCATAAAGCCAGGCAGTGTTTGGCCCCTGCATGGAGGTGATCCTGAGAAGCACCCCCAGACCAAGTGGAAACATCAGCTCTAGGGTTCAGTTTTTTTGGCCTTTTGAGAAGGACATGTTAGAAAGACAGGAGTTGTGTCTATCCTTTTAAGCAGGACAAATCGCCCCAAATTAGTACcatgacaattttcctgggacATCTTTCAGCTGACAGCAGTAGACAGAGAACCCAACAGGTTCTTCTTctttccactgccatcccagaTCAAGGAGTGAGGCCCTACCTTGAGAATAACCCACTGCATGACACCGAGGTAGTAGAGGATGGACATCACACAGCTGAGGAAAACAATGATGGGCAGGGCCTGCAGGCAAGGCACAGGGTTAAAGGAGAGCTGAGCCACACATCCCAGCACCCATGGGCACCAGGCTGGGTGTGATGTACTGCACAGCCAGCCCACACTGGCACTGCCACTGGCACTGGGGTGCCACAGCACTTGGCAggctggcaggagggacagggaccagTGCAAATCCTCCATGGCACGGAGGAAGTCCACAGCTGGGTACACAGCTGAGGGAGATCCATCTCTGAGATGGCTGAGCTCTACCACAGCAGATCTGGCTGCATTTAGCTTTGCTCTCCAGGACCCAGCAAAGAAGCAGACCAGAAGAAAACCTCCCCATGCCCCATTCCTTGTCTGACCTGGAAGGCAAAGACTTCTTCAATGAGTGTGTTCCCAAAGACGAAGCTGGAGCCTGCTTTGGTGTAGCTCAGAAAGTACTGCAAGGGAAGGAGTTACACAGTAGGAGAGAGATCTCCATCAGGTCCTTCCCTGATATCTCGTTCTGCCTAGTGAGGTGCTGTGCCTCCAGTCCCACAGCTCGCTTCACTGCACACCAGAGAATGACCCTCTGAGACCTAAGGTGGGGATACTGGTGGGCTGTCCCAAAGCCACAGGGCTCTGCTACAGCCTGGAAGGGAGAGCACACCGagggctctgagctgctgaagAAAACCAGGGAAGAGTTGGCTTCCCTCCAGTCCCAAACATGCAATCCCTGCCATGTCCCCTCCCCGTGCCACACTCTGCTTTTCCTGTAAATCTCAGGGTACAAGCACAGGATGGGATGAGTAGATGCAGTACCTGGACCTGGTCTCCCAGCCACTGGAAAGCTTGGCTGCCGGGAGTCGTTCGGAGGACAAAGAGTCCAAGTAAGAACTCCAAACCAAGACCCCAGAAAACGGCTCTccaggacacctggggacaAAAGCAGAACAGGAGCTGAAATGTTTTCAAGGCCTACAGGCTTCCTCCTCTGGTTTCCAGCTGCTGCAACAGCAGCACATGACAAACACCACACAGTGCCCCGGGGTGAAGATCATGGGGAGACCAATAAAGTGTCACAGAAACCGACAAACGTGGGTTGGTGACAGGGCCAGAAATGAGTTGGTGAGACTCTGGAACTGGCTGGAACATAACTTGCCAGGCTGACCTGGGATACGAGCACAAAGACCTGATGATGATTGGTAGCACAGACCTGCTAGACTGAAACTGTTCGATAACCCTTTGGAGGAGCAGGATGGAGGGACTGCCCAAAGCATTGCAGCAGTTTGGGCTGGAAGCCACCAGGACTCCAATCACTTCTGACCAAAGCTCCCAAGGCACCTGAAGCCCAGGTGTGGGTCTGGTGCTGGGTTTCTGGGTCTGACCCACTGTGAGGGACATGGCAGAAAACAATGACAGAGGCAATGCAGGGGAGCCCTGGGTTGGGAAGCAGGAAGGAGGGCAATGGGAAAAAGAGCAGTGAGGTGGCTTTGGGGTCTATCCACCCAACCAGTCCAGCTCCCctggctgcacccagctctgcccagctctgctggcctTCTGCTTCCTCCAGAGAAGGGGATGCCAGGAGGAATGAAGCGCCTGTTCTCCAGTGCTGGGTGGCCACCTCCTGCGGGGGCACTAATGGTCAAGTCACACCTGGATCACGTACCGCACCATGGTGCTTGGAGCAGGCAAACAGGAACAGCACCAAAAAGCAGAAGCCACCTAATGAGatgagctgctctgggtttCTGCCGGTGTCCAAAACCAGCCACACAATCAGGCCTGCCAGGAGGGCCACCCACAGGAGCCTGCAGAAGAAACCCCAGACTGTCAGCAAGATGATGTCCCCATAGGAGAGAAGctgaggaagggcaggagcCGATTGTGATGGAATTGCCACTGTAAGGTCCATGTATCTGAAGAAACCTGGGGCTCGGGCACAGGCGAGGGGTGTGAACAGCCATCACACTACTGAGGCAGAGCAGCAAGACATTTCTGCAATGGCTTTTAAGTggtccccaggctgggccaggctccCCATCTGTGAGGTGCCAGCATGGCACATGCAGAGCCATGGGAGGGAACCCAGGTGCTGGGAAGGATCTGGCCCTTCCTTCTCTTGACTCACCATTTCAGCCACAGCCAGGACTTTTGGAAGCACCTCCCAACAGGGCGAAGGAGCAGCAGAACCTTTGCCCCACAGTGCTTCTGGAAGACCTCCCAGCAGATGTAGAAGACAACCACAGCAGTTATGACCACCAAGGCAAGGGCTCGCTGGAAGTTGAGGTAACAGGCCGCAATGAAGTAGCACAGGTAGGCTGGAGAGGCACATTGGGAGTCAGAAACATCAGGGCTGTAGGATCACAGGTTCATAACTCACTGGGGCCAACCATGAGGTTCATTTCCTCCCAATGTCCTTCTCTGGTCACCCTTGAAGATCCCATCTTTGTGTGAGGAGATCTTAAGAGCACCACCCGAGCAGGGAGCAGAAGGGGCACATTAAACACTTTAGGCAGGCAGAGAAAGGGCAGGGGGACAGTGAGGTGAAGACAGAACTGGGCAGCAATGGTGCGGTGAGGAGGGGGCAGTGAGGCTGCTGGGAGTGGAAACAACCTCCACACACTTGACAGCGTTCAACCAGTGGAGTCTGGAGGCACAGCCAGCCAAAGGGGTGGGGGTGTGGAGTCTCAGTGACAGCAAGTCCTCACCTACTCCAAGGAGCCCCAGGAAAACTCTTCTCAACACCTTGGCATGAGCCTTGCAGAAATGCTTTGCCTTGGATGCCGGCTGCAGGGCTTTCCTGGGGAGAGTCACATGCCAGAGACATGAGAGATGCAGAAGATGGGCATGGAAGATCAGCCCAAGCCAAGCCAAACCACCCCAACTGCAGCCAAACCCCCAGAGCCAGGCCATGAGCATGGCTCCTGCTGGGCacttccagcagcaggaggtggtACAGGTGGGACACGGTGAGAAACCCCAGCACGCTGGTAAGAAACCATCAcctgctgtggggacagagaCCTGCCAGTGGCACCCTACAAGGCCACACAGAGCCAtcactgtccccacctcaatacCACCCTACTCTGCTCCCAAATCAGGTGTGTCTCTGGCAGAGCTCACACATCTGTGAAGATTATcccacctgcagcaggaggagaatctccctttcccttttcttctcttcttttggCTCTCACTGCGTGGACCACCATATTCCTCAAAGTGTCTGCTGTTCTCCCCCTGGAAAACATCATTAGCTGGAGCACCCTGTACTccagtgggaagggaagggaagggaagggaagggaagggaagggaagggaagggaagggaagggaagggaactTACCTTGAAGATGAAAACTGGGTTATCTGTGCCCTTGTCAAAGCTATCGAGGGTTATCTGGTTTCCTTCCATCTCCAGAAGCTCCTTCGCTTCAGTGTATATGGGCAACTGCACTGGGAGGGTCCGATGCTGGCTGGGGAGAGCAAAACGGGATCACCTCTGGGAAGCTCAAATGTCCCACTCTGCATTTTAGTTTTGGGTCTCTGAGAGGAGAATGCCCCTTGCAGTCAGTATTCAGAGCAGGTCCTGCCCCAGCACATTGAGGGACCATCCTATGGGGTCCTCAGgccatggtgctgctgtgctgaatTCCTTGTTCTCATGTAACTCTAGAGATGTCTTTGCTGTGCTTCCAAGGAATTATAGGAGAGGACTGTATGCAGCAGGGAGTGCTGGTATTCCTCCTGCAAGTTGGTGACAGTGTCCAACAGCCTTTGTGAGCCCCTTTGCAAGAGGGATTTTTCAAAAAGTATCCTTCATCCTCAAAAGGTCTTGGTACAACCAAGTAAGATGAGGAAGAAGATCCTTTCATGCTGATAATTAGCTGATAATTAGTGAAGAAACAAGGGGTAGGAATGACTCATAGTTTGCATAGGGACTGGTCCTAAAAGAGAATCATACTGGGAGAACTGGTCCAGCAAACCCAGAAGAACCGGTGTTATGCCAGGGCAGGAACCCTTGGAGCATCCCATTTGGGCAGTCTCCTGGTTCCCCTACCTGGAGAAGGATGAGGGCAGAGAGTTGAAGGCAAGGCTGTGATCAACTGCAGAAGCACTTCTGTGTGAGGACAGAGGCAGTAAGATATTGTCTTTGCTTTGAGGAGAATTGTAGAGGTCTGTGCAGAGAAAGAGATTACAGGGTCGTCACCAGTTTTCCGCAGTGTCCACTGAAGGGAAAGAACTCCAAATGCAATAGGTGAAGGTAAGGAGTTTTGGAAAACATCCCCCTCATCGTGGGACCTCATGGCAGCTGAAGGTGGTGTGGCCAGGGCTCCACAGGCCAGCAGAGCCACTATGGGGAAGCACTGGGGTATCCTGGCCCCATATGTCCCTGGGTTCATGGCTcctcagcagcagggcaggacccAGGGCCATGGTGGGAACCCAGGAGCTGACACCCCCCTCCAGGGCCTCCCAACATCGCTGGTGCTCCTGGTGCTCAGGGATTTCTCTCCAGGACCCTGCAGGAATCAGAATGACCCCCTCCTCCCCAAGTCCACCACCACTTCAAGAACACTCCCCAGAACCCATCTGGTCTCAGTGGCCCCTCCAGGACCTCACGGAGTTCCAGGACCACCTCACGTTCCTGGCTGTGCCCCCATCTCAGGCTGAGTGCCTCCCAGGGCTGATGCCACCTCCTTGTCCcccaccctgccagccccaaaATCTCGGTTTCAGTGCAGCGCCATTGGCTGCCGTGCCCCCCGGAGCGGGACCATATGGCCGGGCAGATGCCGAGGCAGGGAGCGGAGGAGCCCCCAGCGGCCCCGAGCGctcctgtcccctgtgtcccccgcAGCAGCGTGGCCGCGGGACCCTCTGCCCCGTGTCCCTGCGCCCACGCTCTCACAGCCCCGCGGCCTCATCCCCCGCGTCCTCACAGCCCCGCGGCCTCGTGCCCTCCCTGTCCTCACGGCTCCCCCGCCCTGGCACCCGCCGTCCCCCGGCACTCACCGCCAGCCCtgccggccccgcagctcccggtCCCGTGTCCCGGTTACCCATTAACAGCTCGGTCcaaagagctgggctgggcgctgcggcgccggggccggccTGGCTCCTCCCGGGGCTCACACCCGGCTGCCGGGAAGGGCGTGCAGGGGAGCCCGGCGGCGCGCCGTGCCATCATCCAAAGAAAGGTCAGCCGCAGGACTTTCCCCCTTGGCAAAGCGAGCCTTGAGGTGAGATACTGAAAGTAGAAATCAAACTTTTACCCCGATCCCGGGAAATGcttcccaaagaaaaacagagTGGGACACACGTGGCCTCCAAAGCGTCAGTGACATGAAGTCATGTCCCCTGGTCCCCGAGAAGGACGGGGTGGAAGCCAACAAACACGTCCCCTTGCACTATGTGTCCAAAACCACCTTTTCAAGTGGGATGATGGAACCGTATGCCCAGGTTTGTGCGCTCTACTGGTACCTCCCGCTCTTTGTTTGCACAGGGAGCGGTGATGTGGCTCCGAGGGTGCCAAATCGGGGTTGGCAGGAATCGCTTCAAACACTGGTGATTTATGATACCACGGGGCGCCCAGGGCACCACGTGCCAGACGCTGCCCGTAAACAAAGCGCTCCGTGCCAGCCCCGCGCCTGTTCCCCGCGCGTTCGGCCAACCCCCCAaagctgcccaggctggggaggggcGATGGCGCAGGACGCTCGGTGGGTGACAAAGGAGGAAACCGTGAAAGCTGCGGCTGCGACGCTGGTCCAGCTCCCTCGCCGCGCCTGGGCGAGGTCCCCCAACCCCGCGTGTGACACTCGCAGCACTCCCACAGCCAGCCCCGCGTGTTGCGACACTCGCGATTCACCCGGGGccggtcccgccccgccgcacGTCAGCGCCCACAGCGCCAAGAGGCgccgcgcggcgccgcccgcccAGAGCCCCGGTAGCGCGCCGTGATCGTATAGTGGTTAGTACTCTGCGTTGTGGCCGCAGCAACCTCGGTTCGAATCCGAGTCACGGCATCGCCCGGCGGTACCACGGCACACGGGCTCCCCTTTTTGCCGTTTTCCCCTCACCCACCGCACGCTCTGGTTTTTTGGCACGTCGCgccaatatttcatttttctttcttttttttctatcGGTGGCCGGCGGGGCTGAAGGGGTAGGCCGAGCTGGGCTCGCCTGGTGCGGGGAGTCTGCGGGCATGGGGAGAGAAGGAGCGGAGggacagaaaagaagaaaataacataagatgaaaaaaataacataagaGTAGaggtaataaataaaataataaaattaaataggagagagaggagaggagaggagaggagaggagaggagaggagaggagaggagaggagaggagaggagaggagaggagaggagaggagaggagaggagaggagaggagaggagaggagaggagaggagaggagaggagaggagaggagaggagaggagaggagaggagaggagaggatggGGTACAAAGTAAgtaaaattgaaagaaaaatggaatttaaaaattaagttaaaataaaaatatattaaatatataataaaattatacCAATAGAGtaagtaaaataaaagtaaatataataaaataactacataattaaattttaaatagtatattaaaatattatataatatattaaatatatatataaaacatatattttcaaatattaaactatatattaaaatatattataaaacagtattaaaattaaatattaaaataaagtatAATAGGAAAAACTAGGAAAAATAACAGTTAATGACAtaaaggtaaataaataaatcaaaattaaaaatataatagaataaagaaaattaaagaaaatattattaagtataaaaatag contains these protein-coding regions:
- the LOC110483902 gene encoding sodium/nucleoside cotransporter 1 — encoded protein: MEGNQITLDSFDKGTDNPVFIFKGENSRHFEEYGGPRSESQKKRRKGKGRFSSCCRKALQPASKAKHFCKAHAKVLRRVFLGLLGVAYLCYFIAACYLNFQRALALVVITAVVVFYICWEVFQKHCGAKVLLLLRPVGRCFQKSWLWLKWLLWVALLAGLIVWLVLDTGRNPEQLISLGGFCFLVLFLFACSKHHGAVSWRAVFWGLGLEFLLGLFVLRTTPGSQAFQWLGDQVQYFLSYTKAGSSFVFGNTLIEEVFAFQALPIIVFLSCVMSILYYLGVMQWVILKISWLLQISLGTTATETLSVAGNIFVGQTEAPLLIRPYLTDMTMSEIHAVMTGGFSTIAGSVMGAYISFGIDAASLIAASVMAAPCALAMAKLVYPEVEESKFKGKASVRLSCGEEQNILEAASNGAATSVGLVANIAANLIAFLAVLEFINAALRWFGEMVDIEGLTFQVICSYVLMPVAFLMGADWADSPLVAELLGIKIFLNEFVAYQQLAVYKKNRLMGLEEWDGNRKQWISERAESITTFALCGFANLGTIGITLGGMSSMVPERKGDFATVVLRSLLTGMCVSMLNACLAGLLYVPTEVGDCAMFFNTTNFSSTSYTMYTCCKQLFASSVLQNGTLSFTGSWAEQAESVLWLKECCVYYNHTSCAGKV